A portion of the Actomonas aquatica genome contains these proteins:
- a CDS encoding LTA synthase family protein → MKTPAWFSRCITHRFGGLVLFVILFVAVATFTRIGLLLHEMWAVDWNASLLASFAWGLVFDVGAALLFSLPGWLVLTLLPKRFFERRWARALGHLALMGGLAVLLFTAVSERVFWDEFSVRFNFIAVDYLVYTTEVLANINESYPMPAIFAGLAIATVGLYLLFVRTGWVDQWLEHAADGWQKRYAAGAAWLALTVLAGWGLNQGQLPSYQNNYNRELAKDGVWSLFAAFRNNELAYDEFYATLPLDEAFAEARKEVAFDGSRFLTDNPRDLLRWIDNPGEEQRLNVIQITVESLSADFLGVFNSESTLTPELDALAEKSLLFTNFYATGTRTTRGMEALSLSLPPTPGRSLIKRPRNDGLFTLGSVFQSRDYDTAFIYGGYGYFDNMNAFFSGNGYRIVDRGSVGDDDVTFANAWGACDGDLYRWTMREADADYAAGKPFHYFVMTTSNHRPYTFPDGKIDLPSKESGRAGAVKYTDQAIGEFIREASSKPWFKNTVFVVVADHCASVAGRSELPVKSYHIPLMVYAPGGQIEAGRIDDLMSQVDYAPTLLGLLNWSYASRFYGWDVRRAVGDRRALVGNYQKLGLFEEGRLDILSPRSECSSYKVDHTTLVQTRRGEPSPEPNEVVGYYQTAAWLYQNDGYKALTPAEQRRYAEQANAASGDGMAANY, encoded by the coding sequence ATGAAAACTCCGGCTTGGTTCTCCCGCTGCATCACCCATCGCTTCGGCGGTTTGGTGCTTTTTGTGATCCTCTTTGTCGCGGTGGCGACGTTCACCCGCATTGGGCTGCTGCTGCACGAGATGTGGGCGGTGGACTGGAATGCCTCGCTCTTGGCCAGTTTCGCCTGGGGGCTGGTCTTCGACGTGGGCGCGGCGCTGCTCTTCTCGCTGCCGGGTTGGCTGGTGCTGACCCTCTTGCCGAAGCGTTTCTTCGAGCGACGCTGGGCCCGGGCGCTGGGGCACCTCGCGCTCATGGGCGGGCTGGCGGTGCTGCTGTTCACGGCGGTGTCGGAGCGGGTGTTCTGGGATGAGTTCAGCGTGCGCTTCAACTTCATCGCGGTGGATTACCTCGTCTACACGACCGAGGTGCTGGCCAACATCAATGAGTCCTACCCGATGCCGGCCATCTTCGCGGGGCTGGCGATCGCGACCGTGGGGCTCTACCTGCTCTTCGTGCGCACGGGCTGGGTGGACCAGTGGCTGGAGCATGCCGCCGACGGTTGGCAAAAGCGTTACGCGGCGGGCGCCGCGTGGCTGGCGCTGACGGTGCTGGCGGGTTGGGGGCTCAACCAGGGGCAGCTGCCGTCCTACCAGAACAACTACAACCGCGAGCTGGCCAAGGACGGCGTATGGTCGCTCTTCGCGGCCTTCCGCAACAACGAACTGGCCTACGACGAATTCTACGCGACCTTGCCGCTGGACGAAGCCTTTGCCGAAGCGCGCAAGGAAGTCGCTTTTGACGGCAGTCGTTTCCTCACCGACAATCCGCGCGACCTGTTGCGCTGGATCGACAACCCGGGGGAGGAGCAGCGCCTCAATGTGATTCAGATAACGGTGGAGAGTCTCAGCGCGGACTTCCTCGGGGTGTTTAACTCCGAGTCGACGCTCACGCCGGAGCTCGACGCCTTGGCGGAGAAGAGCCTCCTCTTCACCAACTTCTACGCGACCGGCACGCGCACGACGCGCGGCATGGAGGCGCTCTCGCTGAGCCTGCCGCCGACGCCCGGGCGTTCGCTCATCAAACGTCCGCGTAACGACGGGTTGTTCACCCTCGGCTCGGTCTTCCAGAGCCGCGATTACGACACGGCCTTCATCTACGGCGGTTACGGGTATTTCGATAACATGAACGCCTTCTTCAGCGGCAACGGTTACCGCATCGTCGACCGCGGTTCGGTGGGCGATGACGACGTGACCTTTGCCAATGCCTGGGGCGCCTGCGACGGCGATCTCTATCGCTGGACGATGCGCGAAGCCGACGCCGATTACGCGGCGGGCAAACCGTTTCACTACTTCGTCATGACGACGTCGAATCACAGGCCCTACACCTTTCCCGACGGCAAGATCGACCTGCCCTCCAAGGAATCCGGTCGCGCCGGTGCGGTGAAATACACCGACCAGGCCATCGGCGAATTCATCCGCGAAGCGTCGAGCAAACCCTGGTTCAAAAACACCGTGTTTGTCGTCGTGGCCGACCATTGCGCTTCGGTCGCCGGTCGCAGTGAATTGCCGGTGAAGTCGTATCACATTCCGCTCATGGTCTACGCGCCGGGCGGTCAGATTGAGGCGGGCCGGATCGACGATCTCATGAGTCAGGTGGATTATGCGCCGACCCTGTTGGGACTGCTGAATTGGAGCTACGCCTCCCGGTTTTACGGTTGGGACGTGCGCCGCGCGGTGGGTGACCGCCGGGCGTTGGTGGGCAACTACCAAAAGCTGGGCCTCTTCGAAGAAGGTCGCCTCGACATCCTTTCGCCGCGCAGCGAGTGCTCCAGCTACAAGGTGGATCACACCACGCTGGTCCAGACCCGACGAGGCGAACCCTCGCCGGAACCCAACGAAGTGGTGGGTTATTACCAGACGGCCGCCTGGCTGTATCAGAATGATGGTTACAAGGCGCTGACCCCGGCGGAGCAGCGACGCTATGCCGAGCAGGCGAACGCAGCGTCGGGCGACGGGATGGCCGCCAACTACTGA
- a CDS encoding phosphatase PAP2 family protein: protein MPDATRSSWNLQRTLWPALVALAGVILLFEFTNLDLWVQDHFFDFATGQWWVDRRAPLPRAFFYNGPKYVIILLAVTLLTLLVGPARWRARWGLERKRIGAVLLTLALVPILIGQLKAHTNVFCPYEITRYGGDVAYVKAWAPHPPELQPERCGRCYPAGHASGGFALFALAGLGATAGWRRWGIGLGLGLGWMMGGYQMLKGAHYLSHTLVTMLVAWVMFLLIQRAFRLAPANGENE from the coding sequence ATGCCGGACGCGACCCGCTCCTCCTGGAACCTGCAACGCACGCTCTGGCCGGCGCTCGTCGCGCTGGCGGGGGTGATTCTCCTCTTCGAATTCACGAACCTGGACCTGTGGGTGCAGGATCACTTTTTCGACTTCGCCACCGGGCAATGGTGGGTGGACCGACGCGCGCCGTTGCCGAGGGCGTTTTTCTACAACGGGCCGAAGTATGTGATCATTCTGTTGGCCGTGACCTTGCTCACGCTGCTGGTCGGTCCGGCCCGCTGGCGGGCGCGCTGGGGCCTCGAACGCAAACGGATCGGCGCGGTGCTGCTCACGTTGGCGTTGGTGCCGATCCTGATCGGGCAACTCAAGGCGCACACCAACGTGTTTTGTCCCTACGAAATCACCCGCTACGGCGGTGACGTCGCTTATGTGAAAGCCTGGGCGCCGCATCCGCCGGAACTGCAGCCGGAGCGCTGCGGGAGGTGTTATCCGGCCGGGCATGCGAGTGGCGGTTTCGCGCTCTTCGCCTTGGCCGGACTGGGGGCGACTGCCGGTTGGCGACGCTGGGGCATCGGGCTGGGCCTCGGCCTCGGCTGGATGATGGGCGGTTACCAGATGCTCAAAGGCGCGCACTACCTGAGCCACACGCTGGTGACGATGTTGGTGGCGTGGGTCATGTTCCTGCTCATCCAACGCGCGTTTCGTTTGGCGCCAGCGAATGGCGAAAATGAATAA
- a CDS encoding YceI family protein, translating into MKRTFLVALSLWLVGVASVSAATKSLSVDHKQSRIEVDVKATMGSFVGHLADYDATIAVDESGSAVKSAVIAFKFADVKTGEDKRDHHMHDWQETEKYPDARFELVKLAPAEGGAFDATGKLTLHGQTQELSFPVQITTEGDTLVIDGEAVVNTERFGLPIIRKFLALKVNPDVTVRFHLQGKLAPAAD; encoded by the coding sequence ATGAAACGCACCTTTCTTGTCGCCCTGAGTCTTTGGTTGGTCGGTGTCGCGAGCGTCTCGGCCGCGACCAAATCACTGAGCGTCGACCACAAACAGTCCCGTATCGAAGTGGATGTGAAGGCGACCATGGGGTCCTTTGTTGGTCATCTCGCCGATTACGATGCGACCATCGCAGTCGACGAAAGCGGCTCCGCGGTGAAATCGGCCGTCATCGCCTTCAAATTTGCCGATGTGAAGACCGGCGAGGACAAGCGCGATCACCACATGCACGACTGGCAGGAGACGGAGAAATATCCGGACGCGCGCTTTGAGTTGGTGAAGCTGGCCCCCGCGGAGGGCGGTGCGTTCGACGCGACGGGCAAACTGACCCTGCACGGCCAGACGCAGGAACTGAGCTTTCCGGTGCAGATCACCACGGAGGGCGACACGCTGGTGATCGACGGTGAAGCCGTCGTGAACACCGAGCGCTTCGGCCTGCCGATCATCCGCAAGTTTCTCGCGCTTAAAGTGAACCCGGATGTGACCGTGCGTTTTCACCTGCAGGGCAAACTTGCCCCGGCGGCGGACTGA
- a CDS encoding polyprenyl synthetase family protein, translated as MVAPVLSLPSADPIVVAMREHTPAGAMTEPRLAAALDQAIGNPGKLVRARLVHAAAMTHGLDEDLALQLACAVEFYHIASLLLDDLPCMDDAQERRGLPCVHLVHGESTTVLASLALINRAYALAGFALAGQPMQVRLAAMGCLDACLGVPGLVGGQARDLAFADSDRSAREIGRIAAAKTGALFWLAIYFPALLAQPDAEEGRRLKALCLYWGLAFQAIDDLGDVGVAGAADALGKTAGRDEALTRPNLAHVLGVPATVRRITRLIGQADRALEELVERRPAWRYLETFHREYFVANASRIVRYTGMVKVPAPQAVAV; from the coding sequence ATGGTTGCTCCTGTCCTGTCTCTGCCCTCTGCCGATCCCATCGTAGTCGCCATGCGTGAACACACGCCGGCGGGCGCGATGACCGAGCCGCGTCTCGCGGCTGCGCTGGATCAGGCGATTGGCAATCCCGGTAAACTTGTCCGCGCCCGCCTCGTTCACGCCGCCGCCATGACCCATGGCCTCGACGAGGACCTGGCGCTGCAACTGGCCTGCGCGGTCGAGTTCTACCACATCGCCTCCCTGCTGCTCGACGACCTGCCCTGCATGGACGACGCGCAGGAGCGGCGCGGTCTGCCGTGTGTCCATCTCGTCCATGGCGAGTCCACCACGGTGTTGGCGTCGCTGGCTCTCATCAATCGCGCCTATGCGCTGGCCGGTTTTGCCCTGGCCGGGCAACCGATGCAGGTGCGTCTCGCGGCCATGGGTTGTCTCGATGCCTGTCTCGGCGTGCCGGGGCTGGTGGGCGGACAGGCCCGCGATCTGGCCTTCGCCGACAGCGACCGCAGTGCCCGCGAAATCGGCCGCATCGCCGCGGCGAAGACGGGCGCGCTCTTCTGGCTCGCGATCTATTTTCCGGCGCTGCTGGCGCAGCCCGATGCCGAGGAAGGCCGCCGCCTCAAGGCGCTGTGCCTTTATTGGGGCCTCGCGTTCCAGGCCATCGATGACCTGGGCGACGTGGGCGTGGCCGGAGCGGCCGATGCGTTGGGCAAGACGGCGGGGCGCGACGAAGCACTCACCCGGCCCAATCTCGCGCACGTGCTCGGCGTGCCCGCGACCGTGCGTCGTATCACCCGTCTGATCGGCCAGGCCGACCGGGCGCTGGAGGAACTGGTCGAGCGTCGCCCGGCGTGGCGCTATCTTGAAACGTTTCACCGCGAATATTTCGTGGCGAACGCCAGCCGCATCGTCCGTTATACGGGGATGGTCAAGGTCCCGGCTCCGCAGGCCGTGGCGGTCTGA
- a CDS encoding ABC transporter permease: protein MRFLSLVFVNLLRHRLRALIGVAGISFGVAAMLTILAIVTGAIGMFQRILSSDSHYLVFEKNVSDLFFSSVTTEQVEAIRARPEVEAAHPMLFGIVSAPDHPVITCFGIEASDPRLAKGDWLSGEATEFGRHDDEVYLGARAAEFLEVSYGDEIEVGRGTFKVGGVFKNENGFEDGGVFMPLATAQEFFHRGSASSVVAVKLRDKDEGDAFKAGLETAHPGIIALENREFSQSYNSFKILNFTAWAVGICAFCLGGLGVANTMLLSVFSRIREIAVLRVCGFSDKQVAVLIFGEASMIAVAGVAIGFAIGFTVLAIMEATPQFQGYVQATISAPVLGGIVATAIVTAVAGAIYPARYASRIQPAEALRYE, encoded by the coding sequence ATGCGCTTCCTGAGTCTTGTATTCGTAAACCTGTTACGCCATCGCCTGCGGGCGCTCATCGGCGTGGCGGGCATCAGTTTCGGCGTCGCCGCGATGCTCACGATCCTCGCGATCGTGACCGGGGCGATCGGCATGTTCCAACGCATCCTGTCGTCGGACAGCCACTACCTGGTGTTTGAGAAAAACGTGTCGGACCTGTTCTTCAGCTCGGTGACGACGGAGCAGGTCGAGGCGATCCGCGCGCGTCCCGAGGTCGAGGCGGCGCACCCGATGCTGTTTGGCATCGTGTCGGCGCCCGATCATCCGGTGATCACCTGCTTTGGCATCGAGGCGAGCGATCCGCGGCTGGCCAAGGGCGACTGGCTCTCCGGCGAGGCGACGGAGTTTGGCCGACACGACGACGAGGTGTATCTCGGCGCGCGGGCGGCGGAGTTTTTGGAGGTGAGTTACGGTGACGAAATCGAAGTCGGTCGTGGCACCTTCAAAGTCGGCGGCGTGTTCAAAAACGAAAACGGTTTCGAAGACGGCGGCGTGTTCATGCCGCTGGCGACGGCACAGGAGTTTTTCCATCGCGGCAGTGCATCGTCGGTCGTGGCGGTGAAGCTGCGCGACAAGGATGAAGGTGATGCCTTCAAGGCCGGACTGGAGACGGCGCATCCGGGCATCATCGCGCTGGAGAACCGCGAGTTCAGCCAGAGTTACAACAGCTTCAAAATCCTCAATTTCACGGCCTGGGCGGTGGGCATCTGCGCCTTCTGTTTGGGCGGGCTCGGCGTGGCCAACACCATGTTGTTGTCGGTCTTTTCCCGCATTCGCGAAATCGCGGTGCTGCGGGTGTGTGGTTTCTCCGACAAGCAGGTCGCGGTGTTGATCTTCGGCGAAGCGTCGATGATCGCGGTGGCGGGCGTGGCGATCGGTTTTGCGATCGGTTTCACGGTGCTGGCGATCATGGAAGCGACGCCGCAGTTCCAAGGTTATGTGCAGGCCACGATCTCGGCGCCCGTGTTGGGTGGCATCGTGGCGACGGCGATCGTGACCGCGGTGGCCGGAGCGATTTATCCCGCGCGATATGCTTCGCGCATCCAACCGGCGGAGGCGTTGCGTTATGAGTGA
- a CDS encoding ABC transporter ATP-binding protein, whose protein sequence is MSESRGEVIAMAREVVKSYDKGRITVLRGVSLEVRAGELVSLWGASGSGKSTLLHLLGGLDLPDSGDLKVCGLDPRLEADRLELRRRHLGYVFQLHNLIPDLTVEENVRVPALAVGRSPKETAARVRQLAEEVGIAHRLDHRIQDLSGGERQRTAICRALLNAPRLLLADEPTGSLDEQTGETVFGLLKTLAEREKIAVVLATHERRFAEQCHRIVRVRNGLLSEV, encoded by the coding sequence ATGAGTGAGAGCCGTGGAGAAGTCATCGCGATGGCGCGCGAGGTGGTGAAGTCCTACGACAAGGGCCGCATCACGGTGCTGCGCGGCGTGAGCCTCGAGGTGCGGGCGGGCGAGCTCGTGTCGTTGTGGGGCGCGTCGGGCTCGGGCAAGAGCACGCTGTTGCATTTGCTGGGCGGACTCGATCTGCCGGACTCGGGCGACCTGAAGGTCTGTGGACTCGATCCGCGGCTGGAGGCCGACCGGCTGGAGCTGCGGCGGCGTCACCTCGGTTATGTGTTTCAGCTGCACAACCTCATCCCCGATCTCACGGTGGAGGAGAACGTGCGGGTGCCGGCCTTGGCGGTGGGGCGTTCGCCCAAAGAAACCGCGGCGCGGGTGCGTCAGCTGGCCGAGGAGGTGGGCATCGCGCATCGGCTCGATCACCGCATCCAGGACCTTTCCGGTGGCGAGCGGCAACGCACGGCGATCTGTCGCGCGCTGTTGAACGCTCCGCGCCTGTTGTTGGCCGACGAACCGACCGGTTCGTTGGACGAGCAGACAGGCGAGACGGTGTTTGGCCTGCTCAAAACCCTGGCCGAACGCGAAAAGATCGCGGTGGTGCTGGCGACGCACGAACGGCGTTTCGCCGAGCAATGTCACCGCATCGTGCGCGTGCGCAACGGGCTGTTGAGCGAAGTCTGA
- a CDS encoding cbb3-type cytochrome c oxidase subunit II: MKYVAQVRPGPKSGVTEFTPEKSALIAAGAVIAATYFYFLIYAEFALLELAKPVVGDEAWRLRGLMFALGAGGLIGSIWAAKRFNVLSLQARLSWSLRGCAVGAALALGSQNWALLLVSALVSGGALGALTVNLATSLRPVIGTSKLGWVIGWGTGLAYLLCNVPWVFEASPRLQTIMAAVVAASASVFSPFLAPQEPSVSPEREYAPSGLLRWVGVLLMLVWLDSAAFFVIQHEAGLKEQTWVGAAQLWGNGVVHLGLALLAGRLLDRGVRVALPVVAFALLAAGCLLLGDGGSGLAAWFYAAGVSLYSVVLVYYPARGGRAWQAAVVYGLAGWVGSALGIGMAQDLARVPGAFLVVAGVVIAVMVGWRWKALRAAAMVAVIVVGMGVVGAEVRAEVIGDKEKEVAVALGREVYIAEGCIHCHSQYLRPSVPAERAEAAGLTVEPGEPPLFGNRRQGPDLMAIGRRLPSADWHREHLRDPRKVRPGSRMPAYAYLFAEGDERGPALVAYLMSLGSPVTP, from the coding sequence ATGAAGTATGTGGCACAAGTGCGGCCCGGTCCGAAGTCGGGCGTGACGGAGTTTACGCCGGAGAAGTCGGCCCTGATCGCGGCGGGGGCGGTGATCGCGGCGACGTATTTCTATTTCCTGATCTATGCGGAGTTCGCGTTGTTGGAGTTGGCCAAACCGGTGGTGGGCGACGAAGCGTGGCGTTTGCGCGGGCTGATGTTTGCGCTGGGGGCGGGTGGCTTGATCGGCAGCATTTGGGCGGCGAAGCGTTTTAATGTGCTGAGTCTGCAGGCGCGGTTGAGCTGGTCGTTGCGCGGCTGTGCGGTGGGCGCGGCGCTGGCGCTGGGGAGTCAGAACTGGGCGCTGTTGCTCGTCTCGGCGTTGGTGAGTGGCGGAGCGCTGGGGGCGCTGACAGTGAACCTGGCGACGAGTCTGCGACCGGTGATCGGGACGAGTAAACTCGGCTGGGTGATCGGCTGGGGCACGGGCCTGGCTTACCTGCTGTGCAACGTGCCGTGGGTGTTTGAAGCGAGTCCGCGGTTGCAGACGATCATGGCGGCGGTGGTGGCGGCTTCGGCTTCGGTGTTTTCCCCGTTTTTGGCGCCACAGGAACCGTCGGTGTCACCGGAACGTGAATACGCGCCCAGCGGTTTGCTGCGTTGGGTGGGCGTGCTGCTGATGCTGGTGTGGCTGGATTCGGCGGCGTTTTTTGTGATTCAGCACGAAGCCGGTTTGAAGGAGCAGACCTGGGTGGGAGCGGCTCAGCTGTGGGGCAATGGCGTGGTGCATCTGGGGCTGGCTTTGCTGGCCGGGCGCTTGCTGGACCGCGGCGTGCGGGTGGCGTTGCCGGTGGTGGCGTTTGCGCTGCTGGCGGCGGGGTGTCTGCTGTTGGGCGATGGCGGCAGCGGACTGGCGGCGTGGTTTTATGCGGCGGGGGTGTCGCTGTATTCGGTGGTGCTGGTATATTATCCGGCGCGCGGTGGCCGGGCGTGGCAGGCGGCGGTGGTGTATGGTCTGGCCGGCTGGGTGGGATCGGCACTGGGCATCGGTATGGCGCAGGATTTGGCGCGGGTGCCGGGGGCGTTTCTGGTGGTCGCCGGGGTGGTGATCGCGGTGATGGTGGGCTGGCGGTGGAAGGCGCTGCGCGCGGCGGCGATGGTGGCGGTGATTGTGGTGGGGATGGGCGTGGTGGGGGCGGAGGTGCGGGCGGAGGTGATCGGGGATAAAGAGAAAGAAGTGGCGGTGGCGTTGGGGCGGGAGGTGTATATCGCGGAGGGGTGCATTCATTGTCATTCGCAGTATTTGCGGCCGAGTGTGCCGGCGGAGCGGGCGGAGGCGGCGGGGCTCACGGTGGAACCGGGCGAGCCGCCGTTGTTTGGGAATCGGCGGCAGGGGCCGGACCTGATGGCGATCGGGCGCCGGCTGCCGAGTGCGGACTGGCACCGGGAGCATTTGCGGGATCCGCGCAAGGTGCGTCCGGGCTCGCGTATGCCGGCTTATGCCTACTTGTTTGCGGAAGGTGATGAACGTGGCCCTGCGTTGGTCGCTTATCTGATGAGCCTGGGCAGCCCTGTTACCCCATGA
- a CDS encoding response regulator transcription factor, giving the protein MKILVVEDERKVGQFVAQALSEQSYTSRLVGTAAAARDALADSPYDAVVLDLGLPDGDGLELLREWRMSGFNEPVLILSARDAVSDRIQGLNLGADDYLPKPFSVDELVARVRSLLRRHSSAPRATVLERNGVRMDLLGRNVTLEGAAVEFTNREYALLELFMQNAGRVLTRTLIAEKVWEASYDMETNLIDVYVRRLRRKLEPDGSAPRFKTVRGSGYQML; this is encoded by the coding sequence ATGAAAATTTTGGTCGTCGAAGATGAGCGCAAGGTGGGTCAGTTCGTGGCTCAGGCGCTGAGCGAGCAGTCCTACACGAGTCGGTTGGTGGGCACGGCGGCGGCGGCGCGGGATGCGTTGGCGGACTCGCCGTATGACGCGGTGGTGCTCGATCTGGGACTGCCGGATGGTGATGGGCTGGAGCTGTTGCGGGAGTGGCGGATGAGTGGGTTCAACGAGCCGGTGTTGATCCTGAGTGCGCGGGATGCGGTGAGTGATCGGATTCAGGGGCTCAATCTGGGGGCGGACGATTACCTGCCGAAACCGTTCAGTGTGGATGAGCTGGTGGCGCGGGTGCGGTCGTTGTTGCGGCGGCATAGCAGTGCGCCGCGGGCGACGGTGCTGGAGCGCAATGGGGTGCGGATGGATTTGCTGGGGCGCAACGTGACCCTGGAAGGGGCGGCGGTGGAATTCACCAATCGCGAGTATGCTTTGCTGGAGCTGTTCATGCAGAACGCGGGTCGGGTGCTCACGCGCACGCTCATCGCGGAGAAGGTGTGGGAGGCGTCCTACGACATGGAGACCAATTTGATCGACGTGTATGTGCGGCGGCTGCGGCGGAAGCTGGAGCCGGACGGGAGCGCGCCGCGTTTCAAGACGGTGCGCGGGTCGGGGTATCAGATGTTATGA